In Deltaproteobacteria bacterium, the genomic stretch ACATCAGTGGTCTGAAATAGCCTTCGAACACATTCCCATGGAATGTATGGACAATTCTGATCTTTCTTGAAAAGCGCAACAAACTGCAAAGAATCGCCGCTGCCCGGCCCAGAGTGCCTGCCTTGGCCGTGTGGGTGTGCACGATATCCGGCCGTTCCCGCCAAAGGATGCGGAGGAGTTTCCAAAAGGCCTTCAAATCCAGGAGCGGGCGGATTTCCCTTTGAAGTTCCGGGATGACGATAGGCTTTACCGATGCAGATTCGAACAGATATCCCATGTCTCCTTCATCGGGCGAAATGCGGCCCGTGACCAGCCTGGATCGGAATCCGTATTCATCCAGTCCCTCCGTCAACAAATGCACATGGATGGCCGGCCCGCCGATATTCAGCCGCGCGATCACCCGCATTATCTTTATCGGTCTCAGTCTCATCTCCGGATCTTCTATAGAGCGCTCTGAAAAGGCTCCAGTGCTTGATGACAGGCGGTCCCGGGGTCCCTGACCGGGCGACTCGGCACGGTAAAAGGGGAAAAACCGTCCCCACCCTTTGAAGACCGTCTCTTTTCACTCTTAGGGCGTCAAATATCGTAAGAAGTCATCATACGGGAAAGGGGCCACTGTTTCAATCCTTTCCCTTCCCGGGGCACAAAACTATCGTGATGGCATACCTTCCGGGTTCAAGCAGGAGAGAAAGACTTCACCACCGGCAGCCAGGGAGAAAATCGCGTCATCCACCTTGAAACGGCACTCCAGGATTTCGTCTTCCGTTCCGAGGAAGCCTTCTGTACGGGTTTCCGGCAATCCGAGCCTGAAGGAAGTCTCCGGAGGGATTACCCGGTTCATGACCCTGCCGGCGATGGTGTTCAAGAGTTCCGCCAGGAGATCGAGCAAGGTCTGCTCGGGGATCTCTTCCTCATCCGTATTGAAGAGCATCCTGGCCATGTCGGCTACCGACGACCTAGGGGCCTCGAGGCACATTTCCCCGGGAAAAGGATCGTTTATCAGCAGGCTGGTCTTCAAAACTTCCGGCTCCGGCCCTGGTGCCTCGGGGAACTCTACCTGGAGCACCTCCAGGAAAAACATTTCTTCGAATGTCTCCGCCACCGCCGAAGCCATGACCTCTCGCAATCTGTTCATACTGTCGATCATTCGGATCCCTCCCATACCTCTGGAGAAGCGGGTGTTCCTGCACCCCACTGCCCCATCCCCTCCACCAAGTCGCTGATCGACCGGCTCAGTTCCCCGGGGGATACCGGCTTCCCGATCACGGCCCGTGCCCCAAGGGCGAGGACTTCCTTTTCCTTGGCGGGATTTCCCGCACTTGAAACCATTATAACCGGAATATCATGGGTCTTAGGGCTCCCCTTTAACCACCGCAAGAAGGTCTCTCCGTCCATGACAGGCATGTTCAGATCCGTAACCACGAGGTCCACTGGTTCCTTCTTGAGAAGCGAGAGGGCCTCCCTCCCGTTCCCTGCTTCGAAAAAGGCCGCGTCCGGCAGACCGGCGATCTGGAGACATCGCTTGATCACCATCCTCGCGGTATTGGAGTCATCTACGATGAGGACCTTTTTCATCACTTAACCTCCCCGCTCCCAAAGATAGAAAACATTGTCTGCCTGAACTCCTCTTCCACGCGGAGCATGATTCTTTCGAGTCCATCGGGGGATATTCGAAAATGGTCGGAGAATCCCCCGTCCATGCGGTACTGGAGGTCGTCACACCCTGTTCCCGTACCCCCCAGCATGGCCATGATGTCCCCCAGGTGAACCGCGTACACCAGAGGCCGGATTGCCTCTGTCGCGCCGGAGGGACGATGGTGATGACGGATGATCTCGGGCAAGGGATAGGGCAGACCCCAGGACTTGGCGAGTCGGTAACCGGCCACGGAGTGATCCGATCCCAGCCTGTCTCTCTCCGCTGCCGGGTAGTCCCCCGTGTCCCCCGCATCAATCTCTTCGAGGATCCCAGGGCCCGAATCCTTTAGAAACCCGGAAACCACAGCTTTTCCGATATCGTGAAGGATCCCGCCCGTAAAAGCCAGGTCGGGGCTGATCTTCCCCCGGGCATCCCTTGAGACCAGCCTCGAGGCGATGGCCGCCCTCAGGCTGTGAGCCCAAAGCGCTCCCCTTTCACATTCATAGCCTTCCAGGGAACGGTTAAAAACATCCGTGGCGCACGACTCCAAAGCGATCCCCAGGACAATCTTGTCTCCCAGGAAGGAGACGGCGCGGGCGATGGAGAGAGCAGGATTTACCAGGGAGAACCTCGCGGAATTGACCACCCTGAGGACCCTAGCGGTGAGGGCCGGATCGCACTCTACGATTTTGGTGACCTGCATTACGTCATGATCCGGGTCCCCCATAAGATTGAGGAGCTGCGTGGCGCTTTGTGATAAGGGGGGTATCTCGTCGATTTTTTGAAGGATCTCCTCTTTCACGGCGATGTACCCCGTACGGGATGAAAATATTCGAACGTCCGTGGATCAGATATACCAATCATTTCGCCCCGTGGATGAAATGACAATGCTGCCGGTATTGACATCGACTGCTACGTTCCGGCTGATACTACCTCCCACGTCTTCGCCCACGGTGCCCATACCAAGGGACCAAAGGGCCTTTTTGATGGCAAGAACGTTTCGCTTGCCGATGTTGAAGGTGTTCCCCGGATCCATGATCTTTGCCCCACCCGCAAGTTTTACTATCATCCCCTTGCCGTTTCCCCTGTAACCCCTTTTTCTCATTTCATCCAGCAGGGCCGGGACCCCTGTGTCCGCAAAATACCCGGGCTTTTCCCTGGCCTTTTGGTCGTTCACTTCTGAGTGGGGGAGTGCGACGTGGACCATTCCAACGCTCCTCGTCACGGGATCCAACATCATTACGGCTACGCAGGAGCCTAGAGCCAGGGTCTTGATTACGTCACCGGGACTGTTCGTTGCCGCCAAGTCCCCCACCCCCAGCATGATGGTTTCCACCTCTAATGCTCCTGGACCAGGTTCAACACTTCCCTGGCCATATCCTTCAACGGAACAAGTCTTTCCGCACCACCCTGTTCGTAAGCAACCTTGGGCATACCGAAAACAACGGAGGAGGCCTCGTCCTGGGCCAGGGTCCTGGCTCCCGCCTCCCGCATGGCCGAAAGACCACCCGCCCCGTCGCCGCCCATGCCGGTGAGCACCACCCCCACCGCGTTCGCCCCCACGTTTTTTGCAACCGAGTGCATTAAAACGTCCACGGACGGCCTGTGGCCGTTCACCTTTTCCCCTTGCCGGCACTCCACGTGATAGTATCCGCCGGAGCGCAAAACCTTCATATGGTAATCTCCGGGTGCGATCAGCACCCTGCCCGGCATAACCCTGTCCCCGCTTTCCGCCTCCTTCACCTCCATGGCGCAAAGGGTATTGAGACGCTCGGCATACATTCTGGTAAACCCTGCGGGCATGTGCTGTACTATCACCACCCCCGGCGCGGCGGCCGGCAGAGGGACCACTACATCCTTGATAGCCTCGGTCCCCCCGGTTGACGCCCCGATGGCGATGACTTTATCGGTGGATTCGGCCAGGGCCCCTGCACTGGGAGAGAGCCTTGCTGGGGTTCCGTTCCTCTTGCTTTTCCAGGGGGAAACATTGGCCGTGGAGGCGATTTTGACCTTGGTGCGCAACTCCAGGAGCAAATCGTTCAACCCTCGTTCCACGTCAGTGCTGGGCTTGCTCACAAAATCCACCGCCCCCGCCTCCAAGGCGTCTATGGTGATCTGCTTCCCCCTCTGGGTAAGGGCGCTCACCATCACCACAGGGAGGGGGTATTGTGGCATGAGGCGCCGCAGGAACTCCACCCCGTCCATCCGAGGCATCTCTACGTCCAGGGTAAGGACATCCGGGCGGTGCTTGATGATTTCGTCCCTGGCGATGTAAGGATCACCGGCCGTAGCAACTACTTCGATAGCCGGATCCATTCCCAGTCCTTGGGCCAGAATGTTACGCACGAGGGCGGAATCATCCACGATGATTACCCGAATCGTCCGAGACATTCCATGACCTCCTCTCTATGTTCCTTTCTGCGGTAAATGGCCGGCCTCACGTAGTCGAACCCGAGTTGGTCCCTTCCCAGGGTCTCCGAATGTCCGATGAAGAGATATCCTCCGGGCACCATGCTCCTGTAAAAGCGCCTGACGAGGGCGTTACGAGTGGGTTGATCGAAGTAGATCATCACATTCCTGCAAAAAATCACATGGAAGGACTTCCTGAATGGGAACTTCTCATTCATCAGGTTGAAACGGCGGAAGGTGACTTCCTTCTTGATCTCCCCCTTTACTTTCTGTTCTCCTGACGCGGTCCTCTTGAAATACCGCGATCTCCATCCGGCTGGAAGGCGTTCCAGAGCCTCTTCCGGATAGATACCCGAGACAGCCTTTTGGAGTGCCCGTGCCGAGATGTCGGTGGCTAGAAGACCTGCCTCCCATTGCACATATTCCCAGCCGAAATATTCCATCATGATCATAGTCAAGGTGTAAGGTTCTTCCCCGGTGGAACACCCTGCGCACCAGACCCGCAAATCCTTCTTCTCTTCTTTCCGGATCCTTTCAGTCATCTCAGGGAGAACTTTGTCGCGGAAAAATTCGAAGTGGTCACTTTCCCGGTAGAAAAAAGTGTAATTGGTGGATATACGGTTGGCCAATTCATCCAGTTCCCGGCCTGAACCGTCCGCCTGGAGATGTTCAATGTAGGCCTCAAAGGAACCAAAACCTCTGGTGCGGATCAATTTCCCGAGCCGTCCGATCACCAGGGCCTTTTTTTCTTCCGTAAGGTTGATGCCGAACTTCTCATAGACCAAGTCTCGCAGCCGCCTGAATTCCTCCTCCGTTATACTTACACCGGAACCGTGCTTGCCCTCCTGGAGAGGCCCCAAACTCTGAACCGCACTCGCATCAAGATATTGCGTTCCTGCCATCGCCGCCATGCTTGTGAACGAACCTTGGATGA encodes the following:
- a CDS encoding protein-glutamate O-methyltransferase CheR — encoded protein: MAGTQYLDASAVQSLGPLQEGKHGSGVSITEEEFRRLRDLVYEKFGINLTEEKKALVIGRLGKLIRTRGFGSFEAYIEHLQADGSGRELDELANRISTNYTFFYRESDHFEFFRDKVLPEMTERIRKEEKKDLRVWCAGCSTGEEPYTLTMIMMEYFGWEYVQWEAGLLATDISARALQKAVSGIYPEEALERLPAGWRSRYFKRTASGEQKVKGEIKKEVTFRRFNLMNEKFPFRKSFHVIFCRNVMIYFDQPTRNALVRRFYRSMVPGGYLFIGHSETLGRDQLGFDYVRPAIYRRKEHREEVMECLGRFG
- a CDS encoding chemotaxis response regulator protein-glutamate methylesterase produces the protein MSRTIRVIIVDDSALVRNILAQGLGMDPAIEVVATAGDPYIARDEIIKHRPDVLTLDVEMPRMDGVEFLRRLMPQYPLPVVMVSALTQRGKQITIDALEAGAVDFVSKPSTDVERGLNDLLLELRTKVKIASTANVSPWKSKRNGTPARLSPSAGALAESTDKVIAIGASTGGTEAIKDVVVPLPAAAPGVVIVQHMPAGFTRMYAERLNTLCAMEVKEAESGDRVMPGRVLIAPGDYHMKVLRSGGYYHVECRQGEKVNGHRPSVDVLMHSVAKNVGANAVGVVLTGMGGDGAGGLSAMREAGARTLAQDEASSVVFGMPKVAYEQGGAERLVPLKDMAREVLNLVQEH
- a CDS encoding chemotaxis protein CheD — translated: METIMLGVGDLAATNSPGDVIKTLALGSCVAVMMLDPVTRSVGMVHVALPHSEVNDQKAREKPGYFADTGVPALLDEMRKRGYRGNGKGMIVKLAGGAKIMDPGNTFNIGKRNVLAIKKALWSLGMGTVGEDVGGSISRNVAVDVNTGSIVISSTGRNDWYI
- a CDS encoding response regulator; this encodes MKKVLIVDDSNTARMVIKRCLQIAGLPDAAFFEAGNGREALSLLKKEPVDLVVTDLNMPVMDGETFLRWLKGSPKTHDIPVIMVSSAGNPAKEKEVLALGARAVIGKPVSPGELSRSISDLVEGMGQWGAGTPASPEVWEGSE
- a CDS encoding chemotaxis protein CheX, encoding MIDSMNRLREVMASAVAETFEEMFFLEVLQVEFPEAPGPEPEVLKTSLLINDPFPGEMCLEAPRSSVADMARMLFNTDEEEIPEQTLLDLLAELLNTIAGRVMNRVIPPETSFRLGLPETRTEGFLGTEDEILECRFKVDDAIFSLAAGGEVFLSCLNPEGMPSR
- a CDS encoding HDOD domain-containing protein, which encodes MKEEILQKIDEIPPLSQSATQLLNLMGDPDHDVMQVTKIVECDPALTARVLRVVNSARFSLVNPALSIARAVSFLGDKIVLGIALESCATDVFNRSLEGYECERGALWAHSLRAAIASRLVSRDARGKISPDLAFTGGILHDIGKAVVSGFLKDSGPGILEEIDAGDTGDYPAAERDRLGSDHSVAGYRLAKSWGLPYPLPEIIRHHHRPSGATEAIRPLVYAVHLGDIMAMLGGTGTGCDDLQYRMDGGFSDHFRISPDGLERIMLRVEEEFRQTMFSIFGSGEVK